In the Heterodontus francisci isolate sHetFra1 chromosome 8, sHetFra1.hap1, whole genome shotgun sequence genome, one interval contains:
- the LOC137373133 gene encoding ral guanine nucleotide dissociation stimulator-like 1, with translation MDSSSEVSSHSPIRPVDTVSTRVSSSLSSVSSSASSSSHTPKVPRRSIFAAVCSWIQKCSVRTTSGNWARKCSASVTACISKVAFPGCRQKNGHDNIGIRQEDDDLYQSTLRASSKQTLETEPPENSQFTQTISQDQELVISEKDNVFRAWYPANLDLLLRIPNTDELAWLQTQSCSTLPRAPKEGTLTHTLSRITL, from the exons ATGGACTCG TCATCTGAAGTATCGTCTCATTCACCCATTCGCCCTGTGGACACTGTCTCCACGAGAGTATCATCCTCGCTTAGTAGTGTGTCGTCATCAGCATCATCATCGTCCCACACTCCCAAGGTTCCCAGGCGTTCCATCTTCGCAGCCGTCTGCAGTTGGATTCAGAAGTGTTCTGTAAGAACAACTTCCGGCAATTGGGCTCGCAAGTGTTCGGCCTCAGTGACTGCCTGCATTTCAAAAGTGGCATTTCCTGGGTGCAGGCAGAAGAATGGCCACGATAACATCGGAATCAGGCAAGAGGATGACGATCTGTACCAAAGCACTTTG AGAGCCTCATCCAAGcagaccctggaaacagaacctccAGAGAATTCTCAGTTCACACAGACCATTTCACAAGATCAAG AGTTGGTGATATCAGAGAAGGACAATGTGTTCCGTGCTTGGTACCCTGCAAACCTTGACCTTCTCCTGAGAATTCCAAACACAGACGAACTGGCTTGGCTGCAAACGCAATCGTGCTCGACACTACCCAGAGCACCCAAAGAGGGAACCTTGACGCACACACTAAGCAGGATTACACTGTGA